A part of Aegilops tauschii subsp. strangulata cultivar AL8/78 chromosome 2, Aet v6.0, whole genome shotgun sequence genomic DNA contains:
- the LOC141041367 gene encoding double-strand break repair protein MRE11-like, whose amino-acid sequence MLRILVANDYHLGYMKKDEIWSFDSFEAFEKICAFGKQKEVDFVLLGGDLFHENKPSCSTLAKTIEILCRYCLNDLPIKFQGVSDQTVNFPNRFGRVNYEDPHFNVGLPVFTIHGNHDDPAGVV is encoded by the exons ATGCTCCGGATACTTGTGGCCAACGATTACCATCTGGGCTACATGAAGAAGGACGAGATATGGAGTTTTGATTCATTTGAGGCTTTCGAGAAGATATGCGCGTTTGGAAAGCAGAAGGAG GTAGACTTTGTGCTTCTCGGTGGTGACCTGTTCCATGAGAACAAGCCTTCGTGTTCGACCTTGGCGAAGACCATTGAGATTCTATGCCGCTACTGCCTAAATGATCTGCCAATCAAGTTCCAGGGTGTCAGTGATCAGACAGTCAACTTCCCAAACAG ATTTGGCCGTGTAAACTATGAAGACCCACATTTCAATGTTGGCTTGCCTGTGTTCACTATCCATGGAAATCATGATGATCCTGCTGGTGTGGTATGA